In the genome of Bacillus sp. S3, one region contains:
- a CDS encoding MarR family winged helix-turn-helix transcriptional regulator, with translation MHEQSLEMIELELAILIRRTTSVSTNKKKWNLDRSAYLLLRRIATKGAVGVKVLAGEFQLDISTVSRQAAALEHKGYLYKIPDPLDGRAYSFQITELGTKELNDYKQARLERIAELINDWPEEERKVFGQLLKKFNQAFL, from the coding sequence ATGCATGAACAGTCTTTGGAAATGATTGAACTTGAACTGGCAATCCTAATACGCCGGACTACATCCGTTTCAACTAATAAAAAAAAGTGGAATCTTGACAGATCTGCCTACTTATTGCTCCGCCGCATTGCTACAAAAGGGGCAGTCGGGGTTAAGGTATTGGCTGGCGAGTTTCAGTTAGATATTTCTACTGTCAGCAGACAAGCAGCCGCATTAGAGCATAAGGGGTATTTGTATAAAATTCCTGATCCGTTAGATGGACGGGCCTATTCTTTTCAAATAACGGAGCTTGGAACAAAGGAATTGAACGATTATAAACAGGCGCGATTGGAAAGAATTGCAGAGCTAATAAATGATTGGCCGGAAGAGGAACGGAAGGTATTCGGCCAACTTTTAAAGAAGTTTAATCAAGCGTTCCTTTAA
- a CDS encoding polysaccharide deacetylase family protein gives MHKLLLFAMISTLLLSGCSIKVASAKKNPDEATNTESAKGYSKVAPPIKEIPEFKPQATISFSHITFASTNVRLSLKDRAMEMPEVQYQIWRTADGRDTTKTFSSIQEETDFLIGFDLKEFSGQRGEYQIEVYGVFDGEAQELLAKSTMTFQQYVPILMYHAIDDYKGEGMKDLFVTPANFEAQMRYLKENGYTLLTFERWDEINKVNKPILVTFDDGMKNNLNAFRILQELKDERFQPAATEYVVAGNIDSSPYYLSADDIKEMVNSGIFSIQSHTMSHAELPEIKNFEEELKTSKIKLEQLTGKPVIAIAYPFGHFNQQVVEETKKYYQFATTTRPGQFIEKNRPDEMVQMSRVRISYSTTLKQFAALTAQR, from the coding sequence ATGCATAAACTACTTTTGTTCGCAATGATCTCTACTCTACTGCTTTCCGGTTGCAGCATAAAAGTTGCAAGCGCAAAGAAAAATCCTGATGAGGCAACAAATACTGAAAGTGCCAAAGGATATAGCAAGGTAGCTCCACCAATAAAAGAAATACCTGAGTTTAAACCTCAAGCAACCATTTCATTCTCTCACATTACGTTTGCCTCCACAAATGTACGATTATCATTAAAAGATCGTGCAATGGAAATGCCAGAGGTTCAATACCAAATTTGGCGGACGGCAGACGGTCGGGATACTACGAAAACGTTCTCGTCCATACAAGAAGAAACTGACTTTTTAATTGGCTTTGATTTGAAAGAATTTTCGGGACAGCGAGGCGAATATCAGATAGAGGTGTATGGTGTATTCGACGGGGAAGCACAAGAGCTTCTTGCAAAATCCACCATGACATTTCAGCAGTATGTACCTATTCTCATGTATCACGCCATAGATGATTACAAGGGAGAGGGCATGAAAGATTTGTTTGTAACTCCTGCGAATTTTGAAGCACAAATGCGCTATTTAAAGGAAAACGGCTATACACTCCTTACGTTTGAGCGGTGGGACGAAATAAATAAAGTAAACAAGCCCATCCTTGTTACCTTTGATGATGGGATGAAAAACAACTTGAATGCTTTTCGGATTCTTCAGGAATTAAAGGATGAACGTTTCCAGCCCGCAGCAACAGAATATGTCGTTGCTGGAAATATTGACAGCAGCCCCTATTATTTGTCTGCAGATGATATAAAAGAGATGGTTAATTCCGGGATTTTTTCGATCCAATCCCATACGATGTCACATGCTGAGCTTCCGGAAATTAAGAACTTTGAGGAAGAGCTAAAGACATCAAAGATAAAACTTGAACAATTAACGGGTAAACCAGTGATTGCCATTGCCTATCCATTTGGTCATTTTAATCAACAAGTTGTAGAAGAAACGAAAAAATATTATCAATTTGCTACGACCACAAGACCTGGGCAATTTATAGAAAAAAACCGGCCGGATGAAATGGTGCAGATGTCCCGCGTCCGAATTTCATACTCTACCACACTGAAACAGTTTGCCGCTTTAACGGCACAAAGATAG
- the aspA gene encoding aspartate ammonia-lyase, with protein MDTKRMEQDFLGKKEIPVEAYYGIQTLRAVENFPITGYQINGELIIALAMVKKAAAIANMNTTRLYSGLGNVISQAADEIIEGKWHDQFIVDPIQGGAGTSMNMNANEVIANRALELLGHEKGAYLHLSPNSHVNMSQSTNDVFPTAIHIATLSLLGKLLETMKDMHKVFKSKAKQFENVIKMGRTHLQDAVPIRLGQEFEAYSRVLERDMKRISNSKDNLYEVNMGATAVGTGLNADPKYIKDVVKQLAEISGLPLVNADHLVDATQNTDAYTEVSAALKVCMMNMSKIANDLRMMASGPRAGLAEISLPARQPGSSIMPGKVNPVMPELINQIAFQVIGNDHTICLASEAGQLELNVMEPVLVFNLLQSISIMNNGFRSFTDFCLAGIEANEARLKEYVEKSVGIITAVNPHLGYEVAARIAREATISGKSVRELCLQHDVLTEEELDLILNIYEMTEPGIAGAALLDRD; from the coding sequence GTGGACACGAAAAGAATGGAACAAGACTTTTTAGGTAAGAAGGAAATACCGGTAGAGGCATATTATGGGATCCAAACCCTAAGAGCGGTTGAAAATTTCCCCATTACGGGTTATCAAATTAACGGTGAGTTAATTATAGCGCTGGCAATGGTAAAAAAAGCTGCGGCCATTGCTAATATGAATACAACACGCCTATATAGCGGACTTGGAAATGTCATCAGTCAAGCTGCCGATGAGATCATTGAAGGAAAATGGCATGATCAATTCATTGTAGACCCAATTCAGGGGGGAGCTGGGACTTCAATGAACATGAATGCAAATGAAGTAATTGCTAACCGTGCTCTTGAATTGCTTGGACATGAAAAAGGTGCCTATCTCCATCTAAGCCCAAATAGTCATGTAAATATGTCACAATCGACAAATGATGTATTTCCAACTGCGATTCATATTGCCACACTAAGCCTTCTTGGAAAATTGCTTGAGACGATGAAAGATATGCACAAAGTTTTCAAGAGTAAAGCGAAACAGTTTGAAAACGTTATCAAAATGGGCCGTACCCATCTGCAAGATGCAGTTCCGATTCGTCTTGGCCAAGAATTCGAAGCATATTCTCGTGTACTTGAACGGGATATGAAGCGGATTTCAAATTCTAAGGACAATTTATATGAAGTCAATATGGGGGCAACTGCAGTAGGAACAGGGTTAAACGCAGACCCTAAATACATTAAGGATGTCGTTAAACAACTAGCTGAAATTAGCGGGCTGCCACTGGTGAATGCCGACCATCTTGTTGACGCAACGCAAAACACGGATGCCTATACAGAAGTGTCTGCTGCATTAAAAGTGTGTATGATGAATATGTCTAAAATCGCTAATGACCTCCGAATGATGGCATCTGGCCCGCGCGCAGGACTGGCTGAGATTTCACTGCCGGCGCGCCAGCCGGGATCTTCTATCATGCCTGGTAAAGTGAACCCTGTGATGCCGGAACTGATCAATCAAATTGCCTTCCAGGTGATTGGAAACGATCATACCATCTGTCTTGCGTCTGAAGCAGGTCAGCTTGAATTGAATGTAATGGAACCGGTACTAGTCTTTAACCTGCTGCAATCGATCAGCATCATGAACAATGGGTTCCGTTCTTTCACCGATTTCTGTTTGGCAGGTATTGAAGCAAATGAAGCCAGACTTAAAGAATACGTAGAAAAGAGTGTCGGCATTATCACTGCCGTCAATCCGCACTTAGGCTATGAAGTAGCAGCAAGAATTGCCAGAGAAGCGACGATCAGCGGTAAATCGGTCCGTGAACTATGCCTCCAGCATGATGTTCTAACTGAAGAAGAATTAGATCTCATCTTAAATATCTATGAAATGACAGAGCCTGGGATCGCAGGAGCAGCACTATTAGATCGAGACTAG
- a CDS encoding amidohydrolase family protein gives MKTKLKGRYVIGYDGFDHVMLNHAEVVYENNTIIYVGKNYLGEVDEIIDAGNAVISPGFIDLNALGDIDHDILHLEASTNRQKNLLWSERYVENGHHEVMTEEEEAFKSLYAYSQLVLHGITTAMPITSVFYKKWAETYEELAAAAKHAASLGLRIYLGPSYQSGIRVVQPDGTIKLYWDEEAGRAGLKRAVNFVEEFDGAYNGLIKGMLAPERIECQTEESLKHTKYYSEKLGVPIKLHAAQGTFEYHTIVKQHGVTPIRYLYDLGFLGQKTGIPHAHFIAGYSEAESGEGDDLALLKATNTTVIHCPLIIGRHGSALESFARYKRAGINLALGTDTFPPDMFQNIRTGSMLSRYIEKTVEDSTYADLFRAATIGGADFLGREDLGRLAVGAKADIIAIDMEGFHMGVIDDPIRTMIVSGTGRDVKLSIINGQIVMRDQKIPSLDLEKIKTNGQKYFNKMRKGYFERDYQQIPKNELFTSSFRMVDSI, from the coding sequence TTGAAAACAAAACTTAAGGGAAGATATGTAATTGGGTATGACGGGTTCGATCATGTCATGTTAAATCATGCCGAAGTGGTTTATGAAAATAATACAATCATTTATGTAGGAAAAAATTATTTAGGTGAAGTGGATGAGATCATCGATGCCGGTAACGCTGTAATAAGTCCTGGGTTTATCGATTTAAACGCATTAGGGGATATTGATCACGATATTTTACATTTAGAGGCAAGTACAAACCGACAGAAAAATCTGCTCTGGTCAGAGCGATATGTTGAAAACGGTCACCATGAAGTTATGACAGAGGAAGAAGAAGCGTTTAAATCTTTATATGCTTATTCACAGCTTGTTCTCCATGGAATTACTACCGCGATGCCGATCACATCTGTTTTTTATAAAAAATGGGCTGAAACGTATGAGGAATTAGCTGCTGCAGCAAAACACGCAGCAAGTCTTGGCTTAAGAATTTATCTTGGACCCAGCTACCAATCAGGGATTAGAGTGGTGCAGCCGGATGGGACAATTAAACTGTACTGGGATGAGGAAGCAGGCAGAGCTGGGCTGAAGCGTGCTGTGAACTTTGTCGAAGAATTTGATGGTGCGTATAATGGGTTAATAAAAGGGATGCTTGCACCAGAGCGAATAGAATGTCAGACAGAAGAAAGTCTTAAACATACAAAATATTATAGCGAGAAATTGGGTGTTCCCATTAAGCTTCACGCAGCCCAAGGGACTTTTGAATATCATACGATAGTCAAACAACACGGTGTAACCCCTATTCGCTATTTGTATGATCTAGGTTTTTTAGGACAAAAAACAGGCATTCCTCATGCTCACTTTATCGCCGGATACAGTGAAGCAGAATCCGGCGAGGGAGATGATTTAGCACTTCTAAAGGCTACAAATACAACAGTGATTCATTGTCCTTTAATCATCGGGAGGCATGGATCCGCTTTGGAATCGTTCGCAAGATATAAACGAGCAGGGATTAACTTAGCATTAGGGACAGATACATTTCCTCCAGACATGTTTCAAAACATTAGAACAGGCAGCATGCTTTCACGTTATATCGAAAAAACAGTAGAGGATTCTACTTATGCTGATTTATTTCGAGCAGCCACAATCGGAGGTGCGGATTTTCTAGGAAGAGAGGATCTCGGACGTTTAGCCGTCGGTGCAAAAGCGGATATCATTGCGATTGACATGGAAGGATTCCATATGGGAGTTATTGATGACCCGATTCGTACTATGATTGTAAGCGGAACTGGAAGAGATGTAAAATTATCGATTATCAATGGCCAAATTGTCATGAGGGATCAAAAAATTCCAAGTCTTGATTTAGAAAAAATTAAGACGAATGGTCAAAAATATTTTAATAAAATGAGAAAAGGATATTTTGAAAGGGATTACCAGCAAATTCCGAAAAATGAATTGTTCACCTCTTCGTTTAGAATGGTAGATTCTATCTAA
- a CDS encoding glutathione ABC transporter substrate-binding protein — translation MGANQRFGKFFFILLMAIVITGCSTNKNVSTKGNNKETASKDGGTLVIARLSDAENLDHHFMSTINAASVTHMKIYEGLVGRDKNAEIKPLLAEEWKQLDDTTWEFKLRKGVKFHDGTAFNAAAVKATFDRLLDPNVGSPRAVVFKMVKEVKVVDEFTVQFILSEPFAPLLSILASHEGGIISPKTIEKFGKKIINEPSGTGPFVFESWSPGQEIIFTKNKEYWGTKAKVDKVVFKVVPEETTRISMLETGEAHIAEPLSVPMMSTVESSSQVGVYRSEGFGTEYIGFNVKKEPFNDIRVRKAIAHAVEMDSILKGVYNNVGKKANSLLGSKVFGYHADMKAYEYNLNEAKKLLAEAGYPNGFETTLKTMDSKERVNMAEVLQSQLKGIGIKLHIQVLEYGTFVDQVNKGDSEMFILSWRNATGDADYNQYNLFHTDSQGASGNTFFYSNKEVDSLIESARKEKDQEKRIELYAKSQELEMKDAVYIPVRVIENLAAVAKGVNGFSITPSGYLDINDVSIK, via the coding sequence ATGGGTGCAAACCAAAGGTTTGGGAAGTTTTTTTTCATATTATTGATGGCCATTGTTATTACGGGGTGTTCTACAAATAAGAATGTCAGCACTAAGGGCAATAACAAGGAAACAGCATCTAAAGACGGAGGTACCTTAGTCATTGCCAGGTTGTCTGACGCGGAAAACTTAGATCACCATTTCATGTCGACGATTAATGCTGCAAGTGTTACCCATATGAAAATTTATGAAGGGCTTGTTGGTCGAGATAAAAACGCTGAAATAAAACCATTGTTGGCTGAAGAATGGAAGCAGTTAGATGATACTACTTGGGAATTCAAGTTAAGAAAGGGTGTAAAATTCCACGATGGCACAGCTTTTAATGCAGCGGCTGTAAAAGCGACATTTGATCGGCTGCTAGATCCAAATGTTGGTTCACCCAGAGCAGTTGTATTTAAAATGGTAAAAGAAGTGAAGGTTGTGGATGAATTTACAGTTCAATTTATTTTATCCGAGCCATTCGCACCATTACTTTCCATTCTAGCCAGTCACGAAGGCGGTATTATCAGTCCAAAAACGATTGAGAAGTTCGGTAAAAAGATAATCAATGAACCGAGTGGTACAGGTCCATTTGTTTTTGAATCCTGGTCTCCAGGACAAGAAATTATCTTTACTAAGAACAAGGAATACTGGGGAACGAAAGCTAAGGTAGATAAGGTTGTTTTTAAAGTAGTCCCAGAAGAAACAACAAGAATTTCCATGCTTGAAACAGGCGAAGCACATATTGCCGAACCTCTTTCAGTACCAATGATGTCCACTGTCGAATCTTCATCACAGGTTGGGGTTTACCGCAGTGAGGGATTTGGAACAGAATATATTGGCTTTAACGTCAAAAAAGAACCATTTAATGATATCCGTGTACGTAAAGCCATTGCTCATGCCGTTGAAATGGACTCGATTTTAAAAGGCGTATACAATAATGTGGGGAAAAAAGCGAATTCATTATTAGGCTCAAAGGTTTTTGGCTACCATGCTGATATGAAAGCATATGAATATAACCTGAATGAGGCAAAAAAGTTGTTAGCTGAAGCCGGTTATCCAAATGGGTTTGAAACAACTCTAAAAACAATGGATAGCAAGGAAAGAGTAAATATGGCAGAAGTACTTCAATCACAGTTAAAAGGAATTGGCATTAAACTGCATATCCAAGTTCTCGAGTATGGGACATTTGTCGACCAGGTAAACAAGGGTGATTCAGAGATGTTTATCCTAAGCTGGAGAAATGCAACCGGGGATGCGGATTACAATCAATATAACCTGTTCCATACTGACTCACAGGGTGCATCCGGAAATACTTTCTTTTATAGCAATAAAGAAGTTGATAGCTTAATAGAGTCCGCTCGGAAAGAAAAAGACCAAGAGAAACGGATAGAGTTATATGCAAAGTCACAAGAATTAGAAATGAAGGATGCGGTATATATTCCAGTGCGCGTGATTGAAAATCTAGCTGCAGTGGCAAAAGGCGTTAACGGTTTTTCGATTACACCGTCAGGCTATTTAGATATCAATGACGTTTCAATTAAATAG
- a CDS encoding amidohydrolase: MSCNYLLTNARIETGYRKENDRVTGTTTGLFHLLIVEGKIEKIIKGSVPFGNELPVKDAKGLLLLPSFIEKHVHLDKTYMGEDWRACIPASGVIERCEIEKNILASIPSSTQKRAEALLDVLLSYGSTHIRTHVDIYPEAGLQNLEGVGQALETYSNRLSSEMVAFAQHGLLRPGTVQLVREALRNGAGIVGAVDPATIDHNIEASLVQLMDLAVEGNADIDLHLHDPGHLGTFTMKRLAFLTKQAGWEGRVAVSHAFGLGDVSKEEAIEMAAILKEAGISIVTSLPIGRNIPPVNLLSECGVEVAIGNDNIYDSWWPTGNGDVLERAGRLLERFRWTDEVSLGQALKYITGGKTALDKEGSQVWPKAGDVANMVFVDASCSAEAIARRSKRMAVFFEGNLVSGSLNE; this comes from the coding sequence TTGAGCTGTAATTATTTGTTAACAAATGCCCGAATAGAAACGGGATATAGAAAAGAAAATGATAGAGTAACAGGAACAACAACAGGGCTATTTCACTTATTAATAGTAGAAGGTAAAATCGAAAAAATCATCAAAGGTTCAGTGCCTTTCGGAAATGAACTGCCTGTAAAGGATGCAAAAGGTTTGCTGCTGCTTCCATCATTTATTGAAAAGCATGTGCATTTAGATAAAACTTACATGGGTGAAGATTGGCGGGCATGTATCCCTGCTTCAGGTGTTATAGAACGATGTGAAATAGAAAAAAATATTCTAGCGTCCATTCCTTCCAGCACCCAGAAACGCGCAGAAGCTTTGCTAGATGTATTATTATCTTATGGCTCAACCCATATAAGAACCCACGTGGATATCTATCCGGAAGCAGGATTGCAAAATTTAGAGGGCGTCGGGCAAGCGTTAGAAACATATTCAAATAGACTAAGCTCAGAAATGGTAGCCTTTGCCCAGCATGGCCTTCTTCGCCCCGGAACCGTACAATTAGTTAGAGAAGCTTTGAGGAACGGTGCAGGGATTGTAGGGGCGGTTGATCCGGCAACGATTGATCATAATATTGAAGCATCTTTAGTACAGTTAATGGACTTGGCTGTAGAAGGGAATGCTGATATTGACTTGCATTTACATGACCCGGGTCATTTAGGAACTTTCACGATGAAACGCCTTGCTTTTTTAACTAAGCAAGCGGGATGGGAAGGAAGAGTAGCAGTCAGTCATGCATTTGGACTTGGGGACGTCTCGAAAGAAGAAGCAATCGAAATGGCCGCGATTTTAAAAGAAGCGGGTATCTCAATTGTGACCAGCCTTCCAATCGGCAGGAACATTCCCCCAGTCAATCTTTTATCTGAATGTGGAGTTGAAGTAGCCATAGGGAATGATAATATCTATGATTCTTGGTGGCCAACAGGAAATGGCGATGTTCTGGAGAGGGCAGGACGTCTTCTAGAACGATTCAGATGGACGGATGAAGTTTCACTTGGTCAGGCTTTGAAATATATTACGGGGGGGAAAACAGCCTTAGACAAAGAGGGCAGCCAAGTTTGGCCAAAAGCAGGTGATGTAGCCAATATGGTTTTCGTTGATGCCAGTTGTTCAGCGGAAGCTATTGCTAGACGGTCAAAACGTATGGCAGTCTTTTTTGAAGGTAACCTAGTTTCTGGATCCTTAAATGAATGA
- the ncs1 gene encoding NCS1 family nucleobase:cation symporter, with protein sequence MEQLHASLGDQPSFSPDLLPTKSEARTWKVGHFFSIWMGSVHNVPSYVTIGGFFAIGLSIWQVFSVIMVSSLILAVIMVLNGHAGSKYGIPFSILLRSSYGMKGALFPGVLRGVIAAIMWFGLQTYAGSLAITILIGKFWPAYLTLGGEFTLLGLNLPGLLSFFLFWMINVLFIFAGMERLGKVTKIVSPLVFVVFGGMAIWSIKLAGGIAPILSYSAKGVEGNSFFVFMTCVSAIMATWVAQVVSVADITRFSRSNADQSIGQISGLIIAYLLFAVASITIIVGSEIAFGVPIWNILDVVERFDSKFAIVLSLMTICLSTLSVNIVGNIIPAGFQLTALFPKRLNFKTGALAATIIGLLIMPWKVMENPTSIFAFLNIVGGLLSPVIGVMLTHYFLICKREINLQELYSFRATDHIPNGINHPAMLATLIAGVFSLLGFFFPSLESLYRISWLIGIFAGVVLYLLFFYYSNRLAIRSDRPHSGVAKKG encoded by the coding sequence TTGGAACAATTACATGCCTCACTTGGAGATCAGCCTAGCTTTAGCCCAGATTTATTACCTACAAAATCTGAAGCAAGAACATGGAAGGTTGGTCATTTTTTCTCAATTTGGATGGGATCAGTTCATAACGTCCCATCCTATGTAACGATTGGTGGATTTTTTGCTATAGGACTTTCTATTTGGCAGGTTTTCTCAGTTATTATGGTCTCTTCCCTAATACTGGCTGTAATAATGGTTCTGAATGGTCATGCTGGCAGTAAGTACGGAATCCCTTTTTCCATACTGCTCCGTTCCAGCTATGGTATGAAGGGTGCGCTATTTCCTGGCGTCCTAAGAGGTGTTATCGCCGCCATCATGTGGTTTGGTCTCCAGACTTATGCTGGCAGTCTGGCAATTACGATTTTAATCGGAAAATTTTGGCCCGCTTATTTAACATTAGGCGGGGAATTTACCCTTTTGGGTCTAAATCTCCCTGGCCTTCTTTCCTTTTTTCTTTTCTGGATGATAAACGTTTTATTTATTTTTGCTGGGATGGAACGGTTAGGGAAAGTAACAAAGATTGTTTCCCCTTTAGTTTTTGTTGTTTTTGGGGGAATGGCCATCTGGTCTATCAAACTGGCCGGAGGTATAGCTCCCATATTAAGTTACAGTGCAAAGGGTGTTGAGGGAAATAGTTTTTTCGTTTTCATGACGTGTGTGTCTGCGATTATGGCAACATGGGTCGCACAAGTTGTAAGCGTAGCGGATATTACAAGATTTTCACGTTCTAATGCAGATCAGTCAATCGGACAAATATCTGGTTTGATTATCGCTTACTTGTTATTTGCTGTTGCAAGCATTACGATTATTGTCGGCTCAGAAATTGCCTTTGGAGTTCCCATCTGGAATATCTTAGATGTGGTTGAGAGATTTGATAGTAAATTCGCTATTGTCCTTTCATTAATGACCATTTGCTTATCGACATTATCAGTAAATATAGTAGGAAATATTATACCTGCTGGTTTTCAGCTAACTGCTCTATTCCCAAAAAGACTAAATTTTAAAACCGGAGCTTTGGCAGCAACCATCATCGGTTTACTCATTATGCCATGGAAGGTGATGGAAAATCCAACAAGTATTTTCGCCTTTTTAAATATCGTTGGCGGTTTATTAAGTCCGGTAATTGGCGTTATGCTGACGCATTATTTCCTCATTTGTAAAAGAGAAATTAATTTACAAGAGTTATATTCATTCAGGGCCACTGATCACATTCCCAATGGGATAAATCATCCTGCAATGCTGGCAACGCTCATTGCAGGTGTCTTTAGTTTATTAGGCTTTTTTTTTCCTTCTCTAGAATCTTTATATCGTATTTCTTGGCTTATCGGTATATTTGCAGGAGTCGTATTGTACCTATTATTTTTTTATTATAGCAATCGATTGGCAATTAGATCAGATCGGCCTCATTCAGGAGTAGCAAAAAAGGGATGA
- a CDS encoding sodium:solute symporter family transporter, translated as MKRSDYQSYIRGTIKLGVSFGVVSLLARWVTGNTILSSPETLIKYGIVGGIGYSLVGALSLILFGFLAKKIYERYPNQQTIGDVLRQKLSPSGYWYMIVILFLTSFHSIFIQAMGAGILIDTIFPFPAFIGIFFFLTFCYFIGGVGGLQRLHQLAGVNVTLIFAAVIIIPVFFFIQEGIYPVYDGIKLYHPYLLYIKNTDAFWFIFTAIFVFFGQILVDRATWQRIFILHKDKVQVTFTLTGLVWATIPLALSSLLMIVIFGRSFKNVYSLFFELVDKIQSTALIVLFVLFCFSAIASAISSELHATSTLFVKNVMELLRPLTNDEQWKYTYIFSGVICVFLLATVSILTPTPLTLLFFFGNIYAAMISPMLFIILSKSVQPFIIPFSSFIGTVSGFVFLQVTNDLKSIWISFAISTFICLIVLLYKSLTKKRIREF; from the coding sequence TTGAAAAGAAGTGATTATCAATCATATATTCGCGGTACCATTAAACTAGGGGTCAGCTTTGGGGTTGTCAGTTTATTGGCCCGCTGGGTAACTGGAAATACGATTCTTTCCTCACCAGAAACATTAATCAAATACGGAATAGTCGGTGGAATAGGTTATTCTCTTGTAGGCGCTTTATCCCTTATTTTATTTGGCTTTTTGGCAAAAAAAATCTATGAGAGGTATCCCAACCAACAAACCATCGGAGATGTTTTAAGACAAAAATTATCACCAAGTGGTTATTGGTATATGATTGTCATTCTATTTCTAACAAGCTTTCATTCTATATTTATTCAAGCAATGGGAGCTGGTATTCTCATCGATACCATTTTTCCGTTTCCCGCTTTTATAGGGATATTTTTCTTTTTGACATTTTGTTATTTTATTGGAGGTGTGGGTGGCTTACAACGCCTTCATCAACTTGCTGGTGTAAATGTCACCCTAATTTTTGCAGCTGTTATTATTATTCCTGTTTTCTTTTTCATTCAGGAAGGGATTTATCCCGTTTATGACGGCATTAAGCTATACCATCCCTATTTATTATATATAAAAAACACGGACGCCTTTTGGTTTATTTTCACAGCCATCTTTGTCTTTTTTGGGCAAATTTTGGTTGATCGGGCCACTTGGCAAAGAATATTTATCCTCCATAAGGATAAGGTACAAGTAACCTTTACCTTAACAGGCTTGGTATGGGCAACCATCCCTCTTGCTTTATCTTCTTTATTGATGATTGTAATTTTTGGAAGAAGCTTTAAGAATGTTTATTCACTATTTTTTGAGCTGGTCGACAAAATTCAATCGACCGCACTTATTGTTTTATTTGTCTTATTTTGTTTTAGTGCAATTGCCTCAGCCATTAGTTCTGAATTACACGCTACCTCTACCTTATTTGTAAAAAATGTTATGGAATTGTTACGTCCTCTTACTAACGATGAACAATGGAAATATACTTATATTTTTTCAGGGGTTATATGCGTATTTTTACTAGCAACCGTCAGTATTCTTACACCTACCCCGCTAACATTATTATTTTTCTTTGGGAATATTTACGCAGCCATGATTAGCCCAATGCTTTTTATTATTCTAAGTAAAAGCGTACAACCTTTTATCATCCCCTTTTCGTCTTTTATTGGAACGGTTAGCGGGTTTGTATTTCTACAAGTAACAAATGATCTGAAGTCTATTTGGATAAGCTTTGCTATTTCAACTTTTATTTGTTTAATTGTTTTATTGTATAAATCCTTAACAAAAAAAAGAATACGCGAATTTTAG
- a CDS encoding helix-turn-helix domain-containing protein has protein sequence MNILLVDDEPLELEQLEYLILKKFPNWKIFKAQDASKALQIVKQQDIFIAFLDIQIPGKSGLELAKELTRSYSIDIIMVTAFQNFEYAQTSIRLGVVDYITKPIIENELMAVLNKYERLGRYSEQIVQALKIIHQEYSEKLTLTYLASKIHINPAYFSRKFQEEVGIGFSEYLNEYRLKEAQKMLIEFPDLSISTISERCGFNSQHYFSQIFRKMTGQSPRDYRLRETFH, from the coding sequence ATGAATATCCTGCTAGTAGATGATGAGCCGCTTGAATTAGAGCAGCTCGAGTATTTAATTCTTAAAAAATTTCCGAATTGGAAAATCTTTAAAGCTCAAGATGCATCTAAAGCACTCCAAATCGTAAAGCAGCAAGACATTTTTATTGCTTTTCTTGATATTCAGATTCCTGGGAAATCAGGGTTGGAATTAGCAAAAGAATTAACACGCTCTTATTCCATAGACATCATTATGGTAACTGCTTTTCAAAATTTTGAATATGCCCAGACTTCGATTAGGCTTGGTGTTGTTGACTACATTACGAAACCAATCATTGAAAATGAACTGATGGCAGTGTTAAACAAGTATGAACGATTGGGAAGGTATTCAGAGCAAATTGTTCAAGCGCTAAAAATTATTCACCAGGAATATAGTGAGAAATTAACGTTAACTTATTTAGCTTCAAAAATTCATATTAACCCCGCTTATTTTAGCAGGAAATTTCAAGAAGAAGTTGGAATCGGTTTTTCTGAATATTTAAATGAATATCGGTTAAAGGAAGCTCAAAAAATGCTCATCGAATTTCCCGATTTAAGTATTAGTACCATTTCAGAAAGATGTGGATTTAACAGCCAGCATTATTTTAGCCAAATCTTTCGCAAAATGACAGGACAATCACCAAGGGACTATCGCTTAAGGGAGACTTTCCATTGA